A single Cnuibacter physcomitrellae DNA region contains:
- a CDS encoding MFS transporter — translation MHVTDAAKDPDDQTWLSQRERARLSRPTNQRAVVVTLAATGLVAAFMMTLMTPLVPELPQLVSADAEDAQWAITVTLLAAAAATPIAGRLGDLYGKQRMVLILLALVLVGSVVAMFANDLVPLIVGRGLQGLGIGVIPLGVSILRDVLHPDRLGSAVALVSATLGVGGAVGLPVAAVISQYLDWHYLFVLSGVLAVAGFVLVLVFVPPSTLRSEGGFDLVGAIGFGLGLVGVLLGVSKGSTWGWTSPATLGSIIGGVVVLVLWGLFELRHPSPLIDLRVAARRTVLLTNLASITVGFAFFASTVVLPQLLESPTATGVGLGQDMLIASLCLMPSGLVMWAMSPVAARLTAARGARVSLLLGLSIIVVSYVIGLFLMTEVWHAILVSTAVGFGVGFAYSSMPNLIMGAVPATETAASNGLNSVMRTLGSTIASAVLGVVLTSNVVTVGAVTTPSFDAFRIAFGVSIAAAVVGVLLTAFIPRHHRAYEDASLPDAGDLERALARTGSVSVVADSRRALAE, via the coding sequence ATGCATGTGACCGACGCCGCGAAGGACCCCGACGATCAGACCTGGTTGAGCCAGCGGGAACGCGCCCGGCTCTCCCGACCCACTAACCAGCGTGCCGTGGTCGTCACCCTCGCCGCCACCGGACTGGTCGCCGCGTTCATGATGACGCTGATGACCCCGCTCGTCCCCGAGCTGCCCCAGCTCGTCTCGGCCGACGCCGAGGATGCGCAGTGGGCCATCACGGTCACGCTCCTCGCCGCGGCCGCCGCCACGCCGATCGCGGGTCGCCTCGGCGACCTGTACGGCAAGCAGCGGATGGTCCTCATCCTCCTCGCGCTGGTCCTCGTGGGCTCGGTGGTCGCGATGTTCGCGAACGACCTCGTGCCGCTCATCGTCGGCCGCGGCCTCCAGGGGCTCGGGATCGGCGTGATCCCGCTCGGCGTGAGCATCCTCCGCGACGTGCTGCACCCCGACCGTCTCGGCTCGGCGGTGGCGCTCGTCAGCGCCACGCTCGGCGTCGGCGGGGCCGTCGGTCTCCCCGTCGCCGCGGTCATCTCGCAGTACCTCGACTGGCACTACCTCTTCGTCCTCAGCGGTGTGCTGGCGGTGGCCGGCTTCGTCCTGGTGCTCGTGTTCGTGCCGCCGTCGACGCTGCGCAGCGAGGGCGGCTTCGACCTCGTCGGGGCGATCGGCTTCGGTCTGGGCCTCGTCGGCGTGCTGCTCGGCGTCTCGAAGGGCTCGACGTGGGGCTGGACCAGCCCCGCCACCCTGGGGTCGATCATCGGCGGCGTCGTGGTGCTCGTGCTGTGGGGGCTCTTCGAGCTGCGCCACCCGAGCCCCCTCATCGATCTGCGTGTCGCCGCCCGTCGCACGGTGCTGCTGACGAACCTCGCCTCGATCACCGTCGGCTTCGCGTTCTTCGCCAGCACGGTGGTGCTGCCGCAGCTGCTCGAGTCGCCGACCGCGACGGGCGTGGGCCTCGGCCAGGACATGCTGATCGCGAGCCTGTGCCTCATGCCCAGCGGTCTCGTGATGTGGGCGATGTCGCCGGTCGCCGCGCGACTCACCGCCGCTCGGGGTGCCCGGGTGAGCCTCCTGCTGGGGCTCTCGATCATCGTGGTCAGCTACGTGATCGGCCTCTTCCTCATGACCGAGGTGTGGCACGCGATCCTCGTCTCCACCGCGGTGGGCTTCGGCGTCGGGTTCGCGTACTCCTCGATGCCGAACCTCATCATGGGCGCCGTCCCCGCCACCGAGACCGCCGCCTCGAACGGCCTCAACTCGGTGATGCGCACCCTGGGGTCGACCATCGCGAGCGCCGTGCTCGGCGTGGTCCTCACCTCGAACGTGGTGACGGTCGGCGCGGTCACCACACCGAGCTTCGACGCCTTCCGGATCGCCTTCGGCGTCTCCATCGCCGCGGCCGTCGTCGGCGTGCTCCTCACCGCGTTCATCCCCCGGCATCATCGCGCCTACGAGGATGCGAGCCTCCCCGATGCCGGCGACCTCGAGCGGGCCCTCGCTCGCACCGGCTCGGTGTCCGTCGTGGCGGACTCGCGGCGTGCTCTCGCCGAGTGA
- a CDS encoding YchJ family protein: MDDAGRCPCSSGLPYGECCGPIHAGSVVAPTAQALMRSRFSAFAVGDAAYLLDSWHPSTRPASVDLEEDTRWLRLDILSTSAGGPFDDRGEVAFEARYRTAEGERGVLRERSRFVRERGRWYYVDGDVG, translated from the coding sequence ATGGACGACGCCGGACGCTGCCCCTGCTCCAGCGGCCTGCCCTACGGCGAGTGCTGCGGGCCGATCCACGCCGGTTCGGTGGTCGCCCCGACCGCCCAGGCGCTCATGCGCTCCCGGTTCTCGGCCTTCGCGGTGGGCGACGCGGCCTACCTGCTCGACTCGTGGCATCCGTCGACCCGGCCGGCCTCCGTCGACCTGGAGGAGGACACCCGGTGGCTGCGTCTCGACATCCTCTCGACGAGTGCGGGCGGCCCGTTCGACGACCGCGGCGAGGTCGCCTTCGAGGCGCGGTACCGCACGGCCGAGGGCGAGCGGGGCGTGCTCCGGGAACGCAGCCGCTTCGTCCGCGAGCGCGGCCGCTGGTACTACGTCGACGGCGACGTCGGCTGA
- a CDS encoding GAP1-N2 domain-containing protein: MDATRGSQGYEQLIHTWALRTLEGSGAGIVAATRGWPTSRSSLDPEVASMVDFLPQGSALAIERGAVPPTAVEFGFDRAGHRRLVVKRYAGDDAAGRPGRAIVHALIDPSMTLTARSACRLARSGALARDWAFDAVPDPELDRFDPTRVPASDEATPTSDSRTGALMAIILEALTTRIPVVVQRVSDPLPLLDSVLVLLPSALTRDLTFSTYRADPRDSGALLTFESESFGTPWTSGPQRVIPLDEVVVTGPVARVIDAITAGRVLPDGLDSLASIEAHLALEQAVEAGPGQATIDQIRRVLSSDRGLVWWETPGRAAELIDRLTAGGPAAVRDMAGDLRGTPIGERVAGVAVQEAVNRLSRDPVTAARQAAIARQFAVDPWRTHQAIVGRLSELFEASSLGAAHRAAFPEEFARVVAVGRATSRDGRPAGVESLRSVPAGPSPGSAVSDAVPSGSPSPWDLPRSPSGSGRARRRIAARLGALTLVVLSAVALGIWGPGVATWGALAVTTATAAVVLILGERAR; this comes from the coding sequence ATGGACGCGACCCGGGGGAGCCAGGGGTACGAGCAGCTCATCCACACCTGGGCGCTGCGCACGCTCGAGGGCAGCGGTGCGGGCATCGTCGCGGCGACGCGCGGCTGGCCGACGTCCAGGAGCAGCCTCGATCCCGAGGTGGCGAGCATGGTGGACTTCCTGCCACAGGGGTCGGCGCTGGCCATCGAGAGAGGTGCGGTCCCTCCGACCGCTGTGGAGTTCGGTTTCGATCGAGCGGGTCACCGCCGACTCGTGGTGAAGCGTTATGCGGGTGATGACGCGGCGGGGCGGCCGGGGCGCGCGATCGTCCACGCCCTGATCGATCCGAGCATGACGCTGACAGCACGATCCGCGTGCAGGCTGGCGCGGTCAGGGGCGCTGGCCCGCGACTGGGCGTTCGACGCTGTGCCCGACCCCGAGCTCGACCGGTTCGATCCGACCCGCGTACCGGCATCGGATGAGGCGACCCCGACGAGCGACTCGCGCACTGGCGCCCTGATGGCGATCATCCTCGAGGCGCTGACGACGCGGATCCCGGTCGTCGTCCAGCGCGTCAGTGATCCGCTGCCCCTGCTCGACTCCGTGCTCGTCCTCCTTCCGTCAGCGCTGACACGCGACCTGACGTTCTCGACCTATCGAGCGGATCCCAGAGACTCCGGCGCACTGCTCACGTTCGAGTCGGAGTCGTTCGGAACACCCTGGACGTCGGGGCCCCAGCGCGTGATCCCGCTGGATGAGGTCGTCGTGACCGGCCCCGTGGCGAGGGTCATCGATGCCATCACGGCCGGTCGGGTCCTTCCGGACGGCTTGGACTCGTTGGCGTCGATCGAGGCGCACCTCGCGCTCGAGCAGGCTGTGGAGGCGGGGCCGGGGCAGGCGACGATCGACCAGATACGACGGGTCCTGTCGTCGGATCGGGGTCTGGTCTGGTGGGAGACGCCTGGGCGCGCTGCAGAGTTGATCGACAGGCTGACCGCGGGCGGTCCAGCGGCCGTGAGAGACATGGCCGGCGATCTGCGAGGAACCCCCATCGGCGAGCGGGTAGCAGGGGTTGCGGTCCAGGAGGCCGTGAACCGGTTGTCCCGTGACCCTGTGACCGCGGCGCGACAGGCCGCGATCGCGCGGCAGTTCGCCGTGGACCCCTGGCGAACGCACCAGGCGATCGTGGGGAGGCTGAGCGAGCTCTTCGAGGCGTCATCGCTCGGGGCTGCTCATCGGGCCGCGTTCCCCGAGGAGTTCGCCCGCGTCGTCGCCGTCGGACGTGCCACATCGCGTGACGGCCGACCCGCCGGGGTGGAGTCTCTGCGTTCCGTCCCGGCCGGGCCGTCGCCAGGATCCGCTGTCTCGGATGCCGTTCCGTCAGGGTCACCGTCGCCGTGGGACCTTCCCCGATCTCCATCGGGCTCGGGGCGGGCGAGGCGGCGGATCGCAGCGCGGCTCGGAGCGCTCACGCTCGTGGTGCTCTCGGCAGTCGCACTGGGCATCTGGGGGCCGGGCGTCGCGACGTGGGGAGCGCTGGCCGTGACGACCGCGACCGCAGCCGTCGTCCTCATCCTGGGTGAGCGGGCCCGGTGA
- a CDS encoding protein kinase domain-containing protein codes for MGDRTRIDFGRWTVGVGARVSGLHHDVFEATVIEGPDPGIELVVKQTRVDPDDAKRGAREARAYAKLRDLTGSERSRSRIVACLASIRDETTYSFLLERLGSSVTAVAAGTLDDTARRELIETVLCDVHHALDILRQRGFAHRDVHPGNVLVPLDDRPDTAPEQVTLIDFSHAYHQGDPDMPSSGSLPGSRVVQSPDMLVRMSAHRGFVDDVYALGMTAHILLDSTLPTAWTIDDRRVPYAQRSPDFAPFLPRASRWPDPLPEGYRLVPDTVLIRRVLGDGPDDHAAHAIMAMLESDGTAREELLPMIEAHIQLLRESRRGPGIEPPTGRYDGVVLGDFVEDDEESDVLFSDVVEPHGAAGRPEPGPPTVASGDDPSWAPWLAAPEYYAPHSDTARSSRRSDSPPRRRRRRSSFSPRARKAASWAIVVIPPLLVFAAAVFAPVVGLAALDVQRPADWVVWSILILGLMITLFVSLTAQEDAKLLAPFLRSLAASLVGALLFVYVPTLFVNGVSAVVYAYLPGIPWRVSEWTVPEALLVLLLAAAVVAVLVAIIGRVTKGIPRNVTRATTAMAVIALVAVVTIPALMAFPPWEATARSSAVDCGTTAVPFLRGGTDRMCLPAVEGWRSMSDEEFVADPTAVAGGFTTVSSGGGSVMALRSLAQPCLSALVYGYDVGGAVPVRAEVERATAPDQPKVLLTRISTDGTVDRVRFGATDYTVFRPVDGNDESMMMYVAYSVPPFRNLAADPPGLFGTTGALVQFVERDCAADVETHESLDVVRAALLSVLRVSDTGNLSRSYLSVDSAALQGLGLTGDSIEIPVGGGLSPARVDDIDGIRTNGQGFAAAVLAFSTGDDAPTATIVFSTTKPAGMEAATTGPGGWTVSKAQSDATLDETYYRETDVGGTSVYISMRVYAGPQVPFGSDASDAVARLLTGIDLSSAKVD; via the coding sequence ATGGGGGACAGGACGAGGATCGACTTCGGTCGATGGACGGTCGGGGTGGGTGCTCGAGTCAGTGGGCTGCACCACGACGTCTTCGAAGCGACCGTGATCGAGGGACCCGACCCGGGCATCGAGCTCGTCGTCAAGCAGACTCGCGTCGATCCTGACGACGCCAAACGCGGCGCCCGAGAGGCGCGTGCCTACGCGAAGCTCAGAGACCTCACGGGATCGGAACGATCCCGTTCGAGGATCGTCGCGTGCCTGGCATCGATCAGGGACGAGACCACGTACTCGTTCCTTCTCGAGAGGCTGGGGAGCTCGGTGACGGCTGTCGCGGCGGGGACTCTCGATGACACCGCGCGTCGCGAGCTCATCGAGACCGTGCTGTGCGACGTCCACCACGCACTGGACATCTTGCGCCAGCGGGGATTCGCGCACCGCGACGTGCATCCCGGAAACGTGCTCGTCCCACTCGACGACCGGCCTGACACCGCCCCCGAGCAGGTCACCTTGATCGACTTCAGCCACGCCTACCATCAGGGCGATCCGGACATGCCGTCGTCGGGCTCTCTCCCGGGATCGCGGGTCGTGCAGAGCCCGGACATGCTCGTGAGGATGAGCGCTCACCGCGGGTTCGTTGACGACGTCTACGCCCTCGGCATGACAGCACACATCCTCCTGGACTCGACGCTGCCCACAGCCTGGACCATCGACGACCGACGTGTGCCCTATGCGCAGAGATCGCCTGACTTCGCCCCGTTCCTCCCGCGGGCGAGTCGATGGCCCGATCCGCTGCCCGAGGGGTACCGTCTCGTGCCCGACACGGTGCTCATCCGTCGGGTGCTCGGCGACGGGCCGGACGACCACGCAGCTCACGCGATCATGGCCATGCTCGAGTCGGACGGCACGGCGCGCGAAGAGCTCCTGCCGATGATCGAGGCCCACATACAGCTGTTGCGGGAATCACGGCGCGGACCAGGCATCGAACCTCCGACGGGGAGATACGACGGTGTCGTCCTCGGCGACTTCGTCGAGGACGACGAGGAGAGCGATGTCCTCTTCTCGGACGTCGTGGAACCTCACGGCGCAGCGGGCCGGCCCGAACCCGGTCCCCCGACGGTGGCGTCCGGCGACGATCCCTCCTGGGCTCCGTGGCTGGCGGCACCCGAGTACTACGCGCCTCACTCCGATACCGCGAGATCGTCTCGGAGGAGCGACTCCCCGCCGCGTCGACGCAGACGGAGGTCGTCGTTCTCGCCGCGTGCGCGGAAGGCGGCCTCGTGGGCGATCGTCGTGATCCCACCCCTGCTGGTCTTCGCCGCTGCCGTCTTCGCGCCCGTCGTCGGCCTGGCGGCGCTGGACGTCCAGCGCCCCGCGGACTGGGTGGTCTGGAGCATCCTGATCCTCGGTCTGATGATCACCCTCTTCGTGTCGCTCACCGCGCAAGAGGACGCGAAGCTCCTCGCTCCGTTTCTCCGCTCGCTCGCGGCGTCACTGGTGGGCGCACTCCTCTTCGTGTATGTGCCGACGCTGTTCGTCAACGGTGTGAGCGCCGTCGTCTACGCCTACCTGCCCGGCATCCCCTGGAGGGTGAGCGAGTGGACGGTACCCGAGGCCCTGCTCGTGCTGCTCCTCGCTGCCGCGGTGGTGGCCGTCCTCGTGGCGATCATCGGGCGGGTCACCAAGGGCATCCCCCGGAACGTGACACGTGCCACGACGGCGATGGCCGTGATCGCCCTCGTCGCCGTCGTGACGATTCCTGCTCTGATGGCCTTCCCGCCGTGGGAGGCGACTGCGCGTTCCAGCGCCGTGGACTGCGGGACGACGGCTGTCCCGTTCCTCCGAGGAGGAACCGACCGGATGTGCCTTCCCGCCGTCGAGGGCTGGCGTTCGATGTCGGATGAGGAGTTCGTCGCCGACCCGACGGCGGTCGCTGGAGGCTTCACCACGGTGTCGAGTGGTGGGGGGTCGGTGATGGCGCTGCGCTCCCTGGCGCAGCCCTGCCTCAGCGCGCTCGTCTACGGGTACGACGTGGGTGGAGCCGTTCCCGTCCGAGCCGAGGTGGAGAGGGCGACCGCACCAGATCAGCCGAAGGTCCTCCTGACTCGGATCAGCACGGACGGTACGGTCGACCGCGTCCGGTTCGGTGCGACCGACTACACCGTCTTCCGTCCCGTCGACGGCAACGACGAGTCGATGATGATGTACGTGGCCTACTCCGTGCCGCCCTTCCGCAACCTCGCTGCCGATCCGCCCGGCCTCTTCGGAACGACCGGAGCGCTGGTCCAGTTCGTCGAGCGGGATTGCGCAGCCGACGTGGAGACCCACGAGTCCCTCGACGTGGTGCGTGCGGCGCTGCTATCCGTTCTGAGGGTCTCCGACACGGGGAATCTCAGTCGTTCGTACCTCAGCGTGGACTCCGCTGCTCTTCAGGGGTTGGGTCTCACCGGGGACAGCATCGAGATCCCGGTCGGTGGCGGTCTCTCGCCCGCGAGGGTCGACGACATCGACGGGATCCGCACGAATGGGCAGGGCTTCGCCGCCGCTGTCCTCGCCTTCAGCACCGGTGACGACGCGCCCACGGCGACGATCGTGTTCTCCACCACCAAGCCTGCCGGCATGGAGGCCGCCACGACCGGTCCGGGTGGCTGGACCGTGTCGAAGGCGCAATCCGACGCGACCCTCGACGAGACCTACTATCGCGAGACGGACGTCGGTGGCACATCGGTCTACATCTCGATGCGTGTGTACGCGGGCCCCCAGGTGCCATTCGGATCGGATGCCAGCGATGCCGTCGCCCGCCTTCTGACGGGTATCGACCTCTCCTCGGCGAAGGTGGACTGA
- a CDS encoding PP2C family protein-serine/threonine phosphatase: protein MSAFEFVASAATLLGPRAQQSDATWVSHSVLVLADGAGTGWGARRAADLVVEHYAESNWSAPVEVLLDGPRALARRLDAGDVADGATASVAALDGDGRLWLSAVGDSRILMLRRGSVVHLSRLHERSAVLADLEPSSPSSSRTSGGLTRMIARDRDDVPDVSVLAAQEGDVVVLISDGVGSRLSPMTIARIVHEDTRGRASRNLVDAAAERGLSDNATALVGVLRASAEQGGT from the coding sequence GTGAGCGCGTTCGAGTTCGTCGCGTCCGCCGCAACCTTGCTGGGCCCACGGGCGCAGCAGAGCGACGCCACGTGGGTCAGCCACTCGGTCCTGGTGCTCGCCGACGGTGCCGGCACGGGATGGGGGGCGCGCCGAGCGGCCGACCTGGTCGTCGAGCACTACGCCGAGTCGAACTGGTCGGCGCCGGTCGAGGTGCTCCTCGACGGCCCCCGCGCGCTCGCTCGGCGTCTCGACGCGGGCGACGTCGCGGATGGCGCGACCGCGTCGGTCGCCGCACTCGACGGCGACGGCCGCCTGTGGCTCAGTGCAGTAGGCGACAGCCGCATCCTCATGCTCAGGAGAGGGTCCGTCGTCCACCTCTCCCGTCTCCACGAGCGCAGTGCGGTGCTCGCCGATCTGGAGCCGTCATCCCCATCCTCCTCGAGGACATCCGGAGGGCTGACCCGCATGATCGCGCGCGACCGTGACGATGTGCCCGACGTGTCCGTGCTGGCCGCCCAGGAGGGCGACGTGGTGGTGCTGATCAGTGACGGTGTCGGTTCGCGTCTCTCGCCCATGACGATCGCTCGGATCGTCCACGAGGACACGCGTGGCCGAGCCTCGCGCAATCTTGTCGACGCGGCAGCGGAGCGGGGACTCTCCGACAACGCGACGGCGCTGGTCGGGGTGCTCCGCGCCTCCGCGGAGCAGGGGGGAACGTGA
- a CDS encoding penicillin-binding transpeptidase domain-containing protein has translation MSSLLIVLLGSGVAGGVFLLAATPVWADAPVGAAVTALCAALTLVVSPGIRMRSAALWAVVALGAAMQLRLGAAPAAILLVLCSAAAVHALVAVGGPVVLRRGRPQRLQAVSLFLLAAALVARLSTAFFGDLQSGGIELPGGSVQVGEFTRVAVIVGSGLLLADLVLPARTKTLERSDMRSLLVGGVLLAVNLLALAIVDSGPAVLLLGALIVMAVVATRDDRFRVRSLRPGPGSGSRRVGALALAAVAVVAGGAALVWSTSIGERLSARWGDVLDPGYQLSTALHALQTGGFVGLGVGTSSSASAIPAARSDYLPAVVGADLGIGALIAAVSVLILVCGSLIVTSARATRPASVVGSGAAAALFGQVVMSAFGVIGVIPLSGVSMSFLTVTGAATTACFLQLGLIAATVRVGAGRVVRVGVGRVVRARNRRRTSASEVPAVAIAVAAAFAASGILLAAIAPAPSAAAILGARRGDIRTADGVVIATTGPGGAREYPRGSLYTGIAYLKPGYAAYGVEDVAGDQLTCGGDHEPVEIVLQVVRPLPCHPGDVRLTMLDSVQTALAEALGGRRGSAVVLDSPTGDVLGSYSTDQLEPSDIPLDELPPSDARTGSGSPGSTFKMIVASAALLDGIDASGASTEVVEVDGQRVENSDGFVCPDTRIVTMLTVSCNTTAAALALRLGQQRLEDVARSYFGAERELRFDGGAVSPLTTGLADGDVNSASLARTGYGQESVQSSALSLAAATAVIAQGAGPHPEVAAPAPHLLPGSCSDGSVTPSSIGEPLPAAVAATVLEGMRGAVDQGTAATLQMATTEWDVAAKTGTAQVPDSVSTTGLDSWVTVILDTRWVLTVQIHDVAPDAVNNPAVDVAATVLDRFRSDGSLTPDGGTPCVQTLP, from the coding sequence ATGAGCTCGCTGCTGATCGTCCTGCTCGGCTCGGGCGTCGCGGGAGGGGTCTTCCTCCTCGCCGCGACGCCCGTCTGGGCGGACGCGCCCGTCGGTGCCGCCGTCACCGCGCTGTGCGCGGCGCTCACCCTCGTGGTCTCGCCCGGCATCCGGATGCGGTCAGCGGCCCTCTGGGCTGTCGTCGCGCTCGGTGCCGCCATGCAGCTGCGCCTCGGGGCAGCACCCGCTGCCATCCTCCTCGTGCTGTGCTCGGCCGCAGCGGTCCACGCCCTGGTCGCCGTGGGGGGACCGGTCGTCCTCCGCCGTGGTCGCCCGCAGCGTCTGCAGGCGGTCTCGCTCTTCCTGCTCGCGGCGGCCCTGGTGGCCAGGCTGTCCACGGCGTTCTTCGGCGATCTCCAGAGCGGCGGCATCGAGCTCCCGGGAGGCTCGGTCCAGGTCGGCGAGTTCACGAGGGTCGCGGTGATCGTCGGCAGCGGGCTGTTGCTCGCCGACCTGGTGCTGCCCGCCCGGACGAAGACGCTGGAGCGGAGCGACATGCGATCGCTGCTCGTCGGCGGAGTGCTGCTCGCCGTCAACCTGCTGGCCCTCGCGATCGTGGACTCGGGTCCGGCCGTCCTGCTCCTCGGTGCTCTGATCGTCATGGCTGTCGTCGCGACGAGAGACGACCGCTTCCGGGTCCGGTCACTGCGGCCGGGACCGGGCAGCGGGTCGAGGAGGGTGGGGGCCCTGGCGCTGGCCGCCGTCGCGGTGGTGGCTGGAGGGGCTGCCCTCGTCTGGTCGACCAGCATCGGCGAGAGGCTCAGCGCCCGATGGGGCGACGTCCTCGATCCGGGGTATCAGCTCTCGACCGCGCTGCACGCCTTGCAGACAGGCGGTTTCGTGGGCCTCGGGGTCGGCACGTCGTCGTCGGCCTCGGCCATCCCGGCCGCGCGCTCCGACTACCTCCCGGCGGTGGTGGGTGCCGATCTCGGGATCGGGGCCCTCATCGCGGCGGTCTCCGTCCTCATCCTCGTGTGCGGCTCGCTCATCGTCACCTCGGCCCGGGCGACCCGCCCGGCATCCGTGGTGGGATCGGGAGCCGCGGCGGCACTCTTCGGACAGGTCGTGATGTCCGCCTTCGGGGTGATCGGCGTCATCCCCCTCTCGGGAGTGAGCATGAGCTTCCTCACGGTCACCGGCGCGGCGACCACGGCCTGCTTCCTGCAGCTCGGACTGATCGCCGCGACCGTGCGGGTGGGGGCGGGTCGCGTGGTGCGGGTGGGGGTGGGTCGCGTGGTGCGGGCGCGGAACAGGCGGCGGACGAGTGCGTCGGAGGTGCCCGCGGTCGCGATCGCGGTCGCTGCTGCCTTCGCCGCCTCCGGCATCCTCCTGGCGGCGATCGCCCCTGCCCCGTCCGCGGCGGCGATCCTCGGCGCCCGGCGCGGCGACATCCGCACCGCCGACGGCGTGGTCATCGCGACCACAGGTCCCGGCGGAGCGCGCGAGTACCCCCGCGGCTCCCTCTACACGGGCATCGCGTACCTGAAGCCGGGATACGCGGCGTACGGCGTCGAGGACGTCGCCGGTGATCAGCTCACCTGCGGGGGCGATCACGAGCCCGTGGAGATCGTGCTCCAGGTGGTCCGCCCGTTGCCCTGCCACCCCGGCGACGTCCGTCTCACGATGCTCGACTCCGTTCAGACGGCGCTCGCCGAGGCGCTCGGTGGACGTCGCGGATCCGCGGTGGTCCTCGACTCGCCCACCGGTGACGTACTCGGGTCGTACTCGACCGACCAGCTCGAACCGTCGGACATCCCGCTCGACGAGCTTCCGCCCTCAGACGCTCGCACGGGATCCGGTTCGCCCGGCTCCACGTTCAAGATGATCGTGGCCTCGGCAGCACTCCTCGACGGGATCGATGCCTCCGGCGCCTCCACCGAGGTGGTGGAGGTAGACGGTCAGCGCGTCGAGAACAGCGACGGCTTCGTCTGCCCTGACACCCGGATCGTCACCATGCTCACGGTGAGCTGCAACACGACCGCGGCTGCCCTCGCGCTTCGACTCGGCCAGCAGCGCCTCGAGGACGTGGCACGAAGCTACTTCGGGGCGGAGCGCGAACTGCGGTTCGACGGTGGCGCGGTGTCGCCGCTGACGACGGGGCTGGCCGATGGGGACGTGAACAGCGCGTCCCTGGCCCGCACCGGCTACGGCCAGGAGTCCGTGCAGTCGAGTGCGCTGTCGTTGGCCGCGGCGACGGCGGTGATCGCTCAAGGGGCAGGGCCTCACCCCGAGGTCGCCGCACCGGCCCCGCACCTCCTCCCCGGCTCCTGCTCCGACGGGTCGGTCACCCCGTCCTCGATCGGCGAGCCGCTCCCCGCGGCCGTGGCAGCGACCGTCCTCGAGGGGATGCGCGGCGCAGTGGACCAGGGCACGGCCGCGACGTTGCAGATGGCCACGACCGAGTGGGACGTCGCTGCCAAGACGGGGACCGCTCAGGTGCCCGACTCGGTGTCGACGACCGGACTGGACTCGTGGGTGACCGTGATCCTCGACACACGGTGGGTCCTCACGGTCCAGATCCACGACGTCGCACCCGATGCCGTGAACAACCCGGCCGTCGACGTCGCGGCCACCGTGCTCGACAGGTTCCGTTCCGACGGCTCCCTCACCCCGGATGGGGGGACGCCGTGCGTGCAGACTCTCCCCTAG